TCGTTCCCATATGAATGCTGAAATTTCAGAATATTGCGATATTTAGAGATGGATGCTGGGTAACTTGAATTCCTGCTGCATGCTATAAGCAAGAACATGAGAACGATATTCACTCCAAAGGAAAACCAGGAGTAATTATAAGAACAACTCAAACGGTTACCCATAGGAAGGTCGGGTTCGTTTGAGACTTATTGGGAGGAGTACAATCATGGCAACAAAAACAGAACAAAGCGTAAAAACATTAATTCATGGGGAATGGAATGTAAGCGAATCTGGAAAAAGCGTTGAGATTTCGTCCCCTCACAATGGAGAAACGATCGGACAGGTACCTTCGCTTTCTCAAGAAGAGCTTGAGGCGTCCATCAAGAAAACGGCAGCCGCTCAATCCACCTGGGGGGAGAAGTCGATTCAGGAACGCGGAGAAATTCTGAAAAAATGGGCAGAAATTCTTGAAGAGCGTAAGGAAGAAATTGGCGAATCCATTATGCTCGAAGTGGCTAAGAAACGCAGCTCAGCTGTTTCAGAAGTCTCCCGTACCGCTGAATACATCCGCTATACAGTGGAAGAGGCCTTCCGATTAGACGGAAGCGTAAAACGCGGGGACGGTTTTAAGGGAGGCAACCCTAATAAAATCGGTCTTGCAGAGAAAACGCCGCGAGGTACGATTTTGGCCATTGGTCCTTTCAACTATCCCGTTAACCTTTCTGCATCTAAAATTGCTCCGGCCTTAATGCAGGGAAATAGTGTCATCTTTAAGCCTGCCACTCAGGGAGCCATCAGCGGAATTAAATTAATCGAGGCACTGATCGATGCTGGTCTGCCAAGTGATTTAGTTACAGTAGCAACTGGAAGAGGTTCTGTCATTGGTGATTTCCTTGTCCAGCATCCCGAAGTGGACATGATTACCTTTACAGGCGGTACAGCTACTGGCCGTCACATTGCTGATCTGTCTTCCATGATCCCGTTAGTGCTTGAGCTAGGCGGCAAAGACCCTGCCATCGTTCTTAAAGATGCTGATCTCGACAAAGCTGCTAAAGAAATCGTAGCCGGTGCCTACAGCTATTCTGGACAGCGCTGCACAGCGATCAAACGTGTACTGGTTCAGAACGAAAAAGCAGATGAACTAGTCAGCAAGATAACAGATCAAGTCAATGGTCTTTCTGTCGGTATGCCGGAAGATGATGCCACGGTAACACCTTTGATCAATGATAAAAGCGCGGATTATGTACAAAGCCTCATCGATGACGCTAAAGAAAAAGGGGCAACCGTCGTTACAGGGGACAAGCGCGAGGGGAACTTGCTATATCCTACCCTGCTCGATCACGTAACCTCTGATATGAAAATCGCATGGGAAGAACCATTTGGTCCTGTCCTGCCAATTATCCGCATCTCTGAAAGTGAAGAAGCTGTTCGCCTGGCTAACGAATCCGACTATGGTCTGCAGGCAAGTGTCTTCTCTACAGATATGGATAAAGCGATTGGAATTGCTCAAAAACTGGAAGTAGGGACCGTTCAGCTCAATGCTAAAACAGAACGTGGCCCGGATCACTTCCCATTCCTAGGGGTTAAAGGATCTGGTTTAGGGGTGCAAGGTATTCGTGAGAGCCTTGAATCTGTTGTGCGTGATAAAGTAACCGTTATTAATATGTAAGTTAATTGGTAAAGTGCCGGGACATTCTCGGCACTTTTTTTATGGAATGAGTCGACCATTTCCCTAAGAAAAATTGGATGATAGACGATCATAATATTATAGATAAAATGTTTAGACTACAGGGAGAGAGGAAATTTATAGAAGAAATCACAAAATTCGTTAGAGATCCGAGAATAGAAACACCATCTTCCTGTGAAAACCATACGCTTAGTGTAGCGACCTACAGATGACCTTGGCGCTGTTTTTACATAGAGCTATTAGATGGTCGCTTCTGCCAATTAACTATACTACCTAGTCAGGGTTGGTTGTGTCTGAGAATTTTTAGCGCTGTTCAAAGTGGTTCATAGTAAATAAAGGAAAGTGTGACACAATACTATAGAGAAATAGATCAGGAGGGCCACTATGCACGAATTTCATGACGCTTTTATTCAAATATTAATTTTACTTGCTATTTCAATCACTGTAATCGGAATCGCTAAGTTACTGAAGGAACCTTATTCTATTGCCCTCGTGCTAGTGGGCCTGGTTCTAGGTTTAACGGAGTTTCCGATCATTGAAGAAGCCGAATTTTACATAACTCAATCGGATGTTTTCCAGGCAACGGTCATTTCTTTATTTTTACCTATCTTATTAGGTGATGCCACATTGAAACTGCCGTTCCATCACCTTTATCAGCAAAAAAAGCCGGTGATCGGCCTTGCTTTTATTGGCACGTTTATTTCCTGGCTGGTAATTGGCGGAGGGGCTTACTTTCTGCTTGATCTTCCTCTCGCTGTGGCTTTTACCTTTGCTGCCTTAATGAGTGCGACCGACCCAATAAGTGTATTATCGATTTTTAAATCATTAGGTGTTCCTGAGAAGTTATCCACTGTGATGGAAGGCGAATCGTTGTTTAATGACGGGATAGCGGTCGTGTTATTTAAGATTGCAAGTATTTACCTGCTCACCTATATTGAAATGGGATGGGCTGGTTTAGGAAGCGGTGTGCTGCTGTTTCTGCAATTTGCGTTAGGTGGTGCATTAATCGGGTTGATTCTTGGCTTTATATTATCCC
The Halobacillus halophilus DSM 2266 DNA segment above includes these coding regions:
- a CDS encoding NADP-dependent glyceraldehyde-3-phosphate dehydrogenase, whose product is MATKTEQSVKTLIHGEWNVSESGKSVEISSPHNGETIGQVPSLSQEELEASIKKTAAAQSTWGEKSIQERGEILKKWAEILEERKEEIGESIMLEVAKKRSSAVSEVSRTAEYIRYTVEEAFRLDGSVKRGDGFKGGNPNKIGLAEKTPRGTILAIGPFNYPVNLSASKIAPALMQGNSVIFKPATQGAISGIKLIEALIDAGLPSDLVTVATGRGSVIGDFLVQHPEVDMITFTGGTATGRHIADLSSMIPLVLELGGKDPAIVLKDADLDKAAKEIVAGAYSYSGQRCTAIKRVLVQNEKADELVSKITDQVNGLSVGMPEDDATVTPLINDKSADYVQSLIDDAKEKGATVVTGDKREGNLLYPTLLDHVTSDMKIAWEEPFGPVLPIIRISESEEAVRLANESDYGLQASVFSTDMDKAIGIAQKLEVGTVQLNAKTERGPDHFPFLGVKGSGLGVQGIRESLESVVRDKVTVINM
- a CDS encoding cation:proton antiporter, producing the protein MHEFHDAFIQILILLAISITVIGIAKLLKEPYSIALVLVGLVLGLTEFPIIEEAEFYITQSDVFQATVISLFLPILLGDATLKLPFHHLYQQKKPVIGLAFIGTFISWLVIGGGAYFLLDLPLAVAFTFAALMSATDPISVLSIFKSLGVPEKLSTVMEGESLFNDGIAVVLFKIASIYLLTYIEMGWAGLGSGVLLFLQFALGGALIGLILGFILSQIIRIFDDYPLEIAFSALLFFGSYFIAEHFHTSGVIAVVVAGFMFGDYGAKIGMSKETKTNINTFWDVITLLANSLIFLMVGIEIRNIDFTGQWMLIISAILIVLVGRTIALYISTGWIKDLNAKERILINWGGLRGSLSIALALSLPQDFGGREEVLLFTFSVVLFSLIVQGLTLKPLIQRLGITKA